In Lysobacter firmicutimachus, one genomic interval encodes:
- a CDS encoding slipin family protein, producing MFWNKKVVVGDAERVLVYRNRRIERVLGPGVHRLRNFGNGLELVAHAIANTAYAGNDGEALIAGLRERLYEDFVLADIGSDEVGLMLRNGRIADVLNPGTRRLYWKGLGDIRVRAIALQDGLEIERELVDGLRQIGWLERVAVYGNVPSESAGLLFVDGKFVRELAAGAYAFWNLRKNVAVETVELRVQAMEVSGQELLTRDKVSLRVNLAASLRVTDPVAARTRVAKYAEHVYRELQYGLRKAVSAKTLDELLGDKASLDADIFGYVRGQVREFGIEVLGVGVKDVILPGEMKEILNGVVQAEKTAQANVIRRREEANATRSLLNTAKLIEDSPVLMRLKELEALEKITEKIDKLTVFGGLEGVMKQLVSLKGHG from the coding sequence ATGTTCTGGAACAAGAAGGTCGTGGTCGGCGATGCCGAGCGCGTCTTGGTTTACCGCAATCGCCGTATCGAGCGCGTGCTCGGCCCGGGCGTACATAGGCTTCGCAACTTCGGCAACGGCCTGGAGCTGGTCGCGCACGCGATCGCCAACACCGCTTACGCCGGCAACGACGGCGAGGCGTTGATCGCCGGCCTGCGCGAGCGCCTGTACGAGGACTTCGTCCTGGCCGACATCGGCAGCGACGAAGTCGGCCTGATGCTGCGCAACGGCCGCATCGCCGATGTGCTCAATCCCGGCACGCGCCGCCTGTACTGGAAGGGACTGGGCGATATCCGGGTGCGCGCGATCGCGTTGCAGGACGGTCTGGAGATCGAGCGTGAGCTCGTCGACGGCCTGCGCCAGATCGGCTGGCTGGAGCGCGTCGCCGTGTACGGCAACGTGCCCTCCGAGTCCGCCGGCCTGCTGTTCGTCGACGGCAAGTTCGTGCGCGAGCTGGCGGCGGGCGCGTACGCGTTCTGGAACCTGCGCAAGAACGTCGCGGTCGAGACCGTGGAGCTGCGCGTGCAGGCGATGGAAGTCTCGGGCCAGGAGCTGTTGACCCGCGACAAGGTGTCCTTGCGGGTCAACCTGGCCGCGAGCCTGCGCGTGACCGACCCGGTCGCCGCGCGCACCCGCGTCGCCAAGTACGCCGAGCACGTCTACCGCGAGCTGCAGTACGGCCTGCGCAAGGCGGTCTCGGCCAAGACTCTGGACGAACTGCTGGGCGACAAGGCCTCGCTCGACGCCGACATCTTCGGCTACGTGCGCGGCCAGGTCCGCGAGTTCGGCATCGAGGTGCTCGGCGTGGGCGTCAAGGACGTGATCCTGCCGGGCGAGATGAAGGAGATCCTCAACGGCGTGGTGCAGGCGGAGAAAACGGCTCAGGCCAACGTGATCCGCCGCCGCGAGGAGGCCAACGCGACCCGCAGCCTGCTCAACACCGCCAAGCTGATCGAGGACAGCCCGGTGCTGATGCGCCTGAAGGAGCTCGAGGCGCTGGAGAAGATCACCGAGAAGATCGACAAGTTGACCGTGTTCGGCGGTCTGGAGGGAGTCATGAAGCAACTGGTCAGCCTCAAGGGCCATGGCTGA